In Desulfonatronum thiodismutans, the genomic window AGAGCATGTCATTCTTTCGTCATTAGGCGGAAGGAAAATGTCACGAAACATTTGCTGCGTTGTTTGCAATAATCAATTGGGCGAGGCAATTGATGAACCAACTTCTAAGGATTTGGTTGCCCTATCAAACAGTGCTGGCATTACCACTGGACGTGACAAGGAATCGCCAACGATAAAAAATGTAGCAATGATAGAAGGGCAAAGTCTTGACCTGAAAAGTGGAGGTAAACCAGACAGGAGTTTAACAGATTGA contains:
- a CDS encoding HNH endonuclease codes for the protein MVKLKCIYCNKNDFDEGKGSREHVILSSLGGRKMSRNICCVVCNNQLGEAIDEPTSKDLVALSNSAGITTGRDKESPTIKNVAMIEGQSLDLKSGGKPDRSLTD